The Flaviramulus sp. BrNp1-15 genome has a window encoding:
- a CDS encoding ribonuclease HII: MLLEKHSSFNIECGTDEAGRGCLAGPVTAAAVILPEDFKNSILNDSKQLSEKKRDILKPIIEEQALNFGVAHVFQEEIDSINILNASILAMHKSIEKLIQNPEFIIVDGNKFKPFNNIPFETIIKGDGKYLSIAAASILAKTHRDIYMNQIHEEFPMYNWKKNKGYPTKEHREAIKKYGITKYHRKSFRLLPEQLKLNL, from the coding sequence ATGCTTTTAGAAAAACACTCTAGTTTTAATATTGAATGTGGTACCGATGAAGCCGGACGTGGCTGTCTTGCAGGACCTGTAACCGCTGCTGCTGTAATACTTCCTGAAGATTTTAAGAATTCTATATTAAACGACTCTAAACAACTAAGCGAAAAGAAAAGAGATATTTTAAAACCAATTATTGAGGAACAAGCTTTAAACTTTGGTGTTGCTCATGTATTTCAAGAAGAAATAGATAGTATAAATATACTTAATGCGTCTATTTTAGCTATGCATAAATCAATTGAAAAATTAATACAAAACCCTGAATTTATTATTGTTGATGGTAATAAGTTTAAACCTTTCAATAACATCCCTTTTGAAACTATTATTAAAGGTGATGGAAAATATTTAAGTATTGCTGCTGCTTCTATTCTTGCAAAAACGCATAGAGACATTTATATGAATCAAATTCACGAAGAATTCCCTATGTACAACTGGAAAAAAAACAAAGGTTATCCTACTAAAGAGCATAGAGAAGCCATAAAAAAATATGGTATAACAAAATACCATAGAAAATCGTTTAGGTTATTACCAGAACAATTAAAGTTAAACTTATAA
- a CDS encoding DUF3352 domain-containing protein, with protein sequence MRFYCLALITFLFFCCNNTKTKRVKLIDFVPENTSVIIKSTNIEDLKSSINNNDFLQSILKANSFKTIENKLEILSYLNPTDEILICFSKDLNDSIQYSLISKNNESLFETDSLPNYIEETINSKHNTIKKSTINNNTFYSTLIDSTFFASSSKEVVDVVFNKPNVDAKLNKAYNTLNDNKTCSAILKLNNGFIKSFFIEDSLFTKKFANYLAADVDISQNSLLINGITKANDSSKSLINIFKNTIPQENQTQSITPSNSDGFMSITFNDFKTFETNLAKFNQRDSLVNSSSLFNDVIEVGVIYESENQAIVLNSLDIIATTDALLSEQAVIDTYREVDIYNFSNPILFAKTFTPLISFNNANTYCILDNFFVFANDKEMLQNIIASYQNKTTLSNNSNYQNIKEQLSDASSLIQIVNSSTLKSILNKNSKEDYNYKLNGYNTSAIQFIYDNNFAHVNAIVKKNEVKATSNSISEELNIKLETDILNNPQFVTNHITKEKDIVVQDINNNLYLISNKGKIRWKKQLQGPVLGKIEQIDIYKNGRLQLAFATPKRVYVIDRNGNDVSPFPARFNDEITQPLSVFDYDKNKNYRLLVTQGKNVLMYNAKANIVKGFTFKSANGKIISQPKHFRIGSKDYITIKTLNKLYILDRTGKTRVTPKTQNSYSNQPIFLYNNTFTTTSLDGQLISVDTRGNVSLKNINLSEKHTLETSSKTLVALSENKLLIKSKTTELDFGDYSNCKLFYLNDKIYVSVTDLQSHKIYLFDSQSKLLPNFPVYGNSSIELNNIDRDRKLEFITKGESNSIILYQIN encoded by the coding sequence ATGAGATTTTATTGTTTAGCACTTATAACTTTTCTATTTTTTTGTTGTAACAACACAAAAACTAAACGTGTTAAACTAATTGATTTTGTTCCTGAAAACACTTCAGTAATTATAAAATCTACAAATATTGAAGACTTAAAAAGCAGCATTAATAATAATGATTTTTTACAAAGTATTTTAAAAGCCAACTCCTTTAAAACCATAGAGAATAAACTTGAAATTCTATCTTATTTAAATCCTACAGATGAAATTTTAATCTGCTTTTCAAAAGATTTGAATGATAGTATTCAATATTCACTAATCTCTAAAAACAATGAAAGCTTATTTGAAACTGATTCTTTGCCTAATTATATTGAAGAAACCATAAATTCTAAGCACAATACAATTAAAAAATCTACAATAAACAACAATACATTTTACAGTACACTAATTGATAGTACATTTTTTGCTTCCTCTTCAAAAGAAGTTGTTGATGTCGTTTTTAATAAACCAAATGTAGATGCAAAATTGAATAAAGCATACAATACACTTAACGACAACAAAACCTGTTCTGCTATTTTGAAACTTAACAATGGTTTTATTAAATCTTTTTTTATTGAAGATTCGTTATTCACAAAAAAATTCGCAAATTACTTAGCTGCAGATGTAGATATTTCTCAAAACAGTTTACTTATAAATGGTATTACAAAAGCTAATGATTCATCAAAAAGTTTAATTAATATTTTTAAAAATACTATACCACAAGAAAATCAAACTCAAAGCATAACGCCATCAAATAGCGACGGATTTATGAGTATTACTTTTAACGATTTTAAAACTTTTGAAACCAATTTAGCTAAATTTAACCAGAGAGATTCCCTTGTTAATTCTTCTTCTCTTTTTAACGATGTTATTGAAGTTGGTGTAATTTATGAAAGTGAAAACCAAGCAATAGTTTTAAATTCTTTAGATATTATTGCGACAACAGATGCTCTTTTAAGTGAACAAGCAGTTATTGATACTTACCGAGAAGTTGATATATATAATTTTAGTAACCCTATTTTGTTTGCCAAAACATTTACACCTTTAATATCATTTAACAACGCAAACACATATTGTATTTTAGACAACTTTTTTGTTTTTGCTAATGATAAAGAAATGCTTCAAAACATTATTGCTAGTTACCAAAACAAAACAACTTTAAGCAACAATAGTAACTATCAAAATATTAAAGAACAACTAAGTGATGCATCATCATTAATACAAATAGTAAATTCTTCTACTTTAAAATCTATTTTAAATAAAAACTCTAAAGAAGATTACAATTATAAATTAAATGGTTACAACACTTCTGCCATTCAATTTATTTACGATAACAATTTTGCCCATGTAAATGCTATTGTAAAAAAGAATGAAGTAAAAGCCACTTCAAATTCAATTTCTGAAGAACTTAATATAAAACTTGAAACAGATATTTTAAACAACCCCCAATTTGTAACAAATCATATTACAAAAGAGAAAGATATAGTTGTTCAGGATATAAACAATAATCTTTATTTAATATCAAACAAGGGGAAAATTCGTTGGAAAAAACAATTACAAGGTCCTGTTCTAGGAAAAATTGAACAAATTGACATATACAAGAACGGAAGACTTCAACTCGCTTTTGCAACTCCAAAAAGAGTTTATGTTATTGACAGAAATGGTAATGATGTGTCTCCGTTTCCCGCTAGATTTAATGACGAAATTACACAACCATTATCTGTTTTTGATTATGATAAAAACAAAAATTACCGTCTTTTAGTTACTCAAGGTAAAAACGTTTTAATGTATAATGCAAAGGCAAATATTGTAAAAGGGTTTACATTTAAATCTGCAAACGGCAAAATAATTTCGCAACCCAAACATTTTAGAATTGGCAGTAAAGACTACATTACAATTAAAACCTTAAACAAACTTTACATATTGGATAGAACTGGTAAAACCCGAGTTACTCCAAAAACACAAAACAGTTATTCAAATCAACCTATTTTTCTTTACAATAACACATTTACAACAACTAGTTTGGATGGACAATTAATTTCTGTTGATACCAGAGGAAATGTATCTTTAAAAAATATAAATCTTTCTGAAAAACATACTCTAGAAACTAGCAGCAAAACACTCGTGGCTCTAAGCGAAAATAAATTATTAATTAAAAGTAAAACAACCGAGTTAGATTTTGGTGACTATTCTAACTGTAAACTCTTTTATCTGAACGATAAAATTTATGTGTCTGTAACCGATTTGCAATCACACAAAATTTACCTTTTTGACAGTCAATCAAAATTACTTCCTAACTTCCCTGTTTACGGGAACTCTTCCATAGAATTAAACAATATTGACAGAGACAGAAAGCTAGAATTTATAACAAAAGGTGAGAGTAATTCTATAATTTTATACCAAATAAACTAA
- a CDS encoding OmpA family protein: MKFPKNALSILLFWMVTLFLTSTIQAQTKQIKRPKNSVGISSVDTFVNESFDLYDKVYKYDGYAAAGTPLEDEDIDVLEDALDDLSGLSESAPDILGDLDGASVLKQGKATLQINRAKKALNYSIKTAKELLLGQREREEKDEENDTASNKPSNDSEESDSNSDSNESDTEASNEPVNISDNLEVYSKFDFVPGDKLLFFDDFSQDFIGDFPSKWNTNASGEVVKIGDIGNWFELKSGYGVYFIPNVKNLPEDYTIEFDILTKGLGGQTSSTARFNVILSDNDKFDEGSQHYAYISIPVGQYGAFSLRARNFFNRNTGDINTDIKADIRKEVLNQPHISISVTKNRYRLWINQTKYVDIPRFIQELNVLKYVKFHINNFKDGEEHLYISNLKVTEGGVDLRRKLLSEGKVSTNGILFDSGSANIKPQSYGIIRQISQVLMQDENIKLNIIGHTDADGTDDANLKLSKSRADAVKQALVNIYNISENRLETEGKGESNPVADNTSTDGKAKNRRVEFIKI, encoded by the coding sequence ATGAAATTTCCTAAAAATGCATTAAGCATCCTACTTTTTTGGATGGTTACTTTATTTTTAACATCAACTATTCAAGCACAAACAAAACAAATTAAAAGACCTAAAAATTCAGTTGGAATTTCTAGTGTTGATACTTTTGTAAACGAGTCATTTGATTTATATGACAAAGTATATAAATATGATGGTTATGCCGCAGCAGGCACACCTCTTGAAGATGAAGACATAGATGTTTTAGAAGATGCTTTGGATGACTTATCTGGTTTAAGCGAAAGTGCTCCAGATATTTTAGGCGACTTAGATGGTGCAAGTGTTTTAAAACAAGGGAAAGCTACTTTACAAATTAATCGTGCAAAAAAAGCATTAAACTACAGTATAAAAACTGCTAAAGAATTACTTCTTGGACAACGTGAACGCGAAGAAAAAGATGAAGAGAATGATACTGCATCCAATAAACCATCTAATGATTCAGAAGAATCAGATTCAAATTCAGATTCAAATGAATCAGATACAGAAGCTTCAAACGAACCTGTAAATATTTCAGACAATTTAGAGGTCTATAGTAAATTTGACTTTGTACCAGGTGATAAATTGCTGTTTTTTGATGATTTTTCACAAGATTTTATAGGCGATTTTCCAAGCAAATGGAATACAAATGCTTCTGGTGAAGTGGTTAAAATTGGAGATATTGGTAATTGGTTCGAATTAAAATCTGGTTACGGCGTATATTTTATTCCTAATGTAAAAAATCTTCCAGAAGATTATACCATAGAATTTGACATACTTACCAAAGGTCTTGGTGGTCAAACCTCATCTACAGCTAGGTTTAACGTGATATTGAGTGACAATGATAAATTTGATGAAGGTTCGCAACATTACGCTTATATATCTATTCCTGTTGGTCAATATGGTGCATTTTCATTAAGAGCAAGAAATTTTTTTAATAGAAATACTGGTGATATTAATACAGATATAAAAGCTGATATAAGAAAAGAGGTTTTAAATCAGCCTCATATTTCTATTTCGGTAACCAAAAACAGGTATCGATTATGGATAAATCAAACAAAATATGTAGATATACCAAGATTTATTCAAGAATTAAATGTTTTAAAATATGTTAAATTTCATATCAACAACTTTAAAGATGGTGAAGAGCACTTGTATATTTCAAACTTAAAAGTTACCGAAGGTGGTGTTGACTTAAGACGCAAACTATTATCAGAAGGAAAAGTATCAACCAACGGCATTTTATTTGATTCGGGTTCGGCAAATATTAAACCACAATCCTATGGTATTATTCGTCAAATTTCTCAAGTGCTTATGCAGGATGAAAATATAAAACTAAATATTATTGGTCATACTGATGCAGATGGAACAGACGATGCTAACTTAAAACTATCTAAATCTAGAGCTGATGCTGTAAAGCAAGCTTTAGTAAACATATATAACATATCTGAAAATAGATTAGAAACTGAAGGAAAAGGAGAAAGCAATCCTGTTGCAGATAATACTTCAACCGATGGAAAAGCTAAAAATAGGCGTGTAGAATTCATAAAAATATAA